The Desulfosporosinus acidiphilus SJ4 genome has a window encoding:
- a CDS encoding response regulator, which yields MKKEGRRILVIDEETQIRRLLRANLTGQGYVVKDVDTGKDGLDAVAKFDPDLVLLDIELPDINGFDMLRKLREWSRVPVIIVSVKKQEKDKITALDIGAHDYLTKPFGIGELLARIRKTLRQKSESEEHHLKFDDLMIDLAHQRIFVDDKEIMLTPIEYKVLRSLAIDTGMVVTYKSLMRTVWGPSFEKKIPYLRVIIGQIRRKLEQEPSSPRHIITEPGVGYRLV from the coding sequence ATGAAAAAGGAAGGAAGACGAATCCTTGTTATTGATGAAGAAACACAAATTCGAAGGCTCTTGCGGGCAAATCTAACTGGCCAAGGATATGTTGTTAAAGATGTCGATACAGGAAAAGACGGACTTGATGCAGTGGCAAAGTTCGACCCCGATTTAGTCCTTTTGGATATAGAGTTGCCTGATATAAATGGATTTGATATGCTTCGCAAATTACGGGAATGGTCTCGAGTACCTGTGATCATAGTGTCTGTAAAAAAGCAGGAAAAAGATAAGATAACAGCCTTAGATATAGGAGCTCATGATTATTTGACCAAACCGTTTGGTATAGGTGAATTATTAGCACGTATACGAAAAACGTTGCGTCAGAAATCAGAGTCCGAAGAACATCATTTAAAATTTGATGATTTAATGATTGATCTGGCTCATCAACGAATATTTGTTGACGATAAGGAAATTATGCTCACCCCTATAGAATATAAAGTTCTGAGGAGTTTGGCTATTGACACTGGGATGGTTGTTACCTATAAATCTTTAATGCGTACTGTGTGGGGACCTTCATTTGAAAAGAAGATACCTTATCTACGAGTTATCATCGGGCAGATTAGACGTAAGTTAGAGCAGGAGCCATCCAGTCCACGTCATATTATAACTGAACCCGGGGTAGGTTACCGATTAGTATAA
- a CDS encoding GrpB family protein, protein MYVPALEAAGFTLRIREPEWFEHRMFKGSDININLHVFSAGASEIERMLRFRDWLRANKIDSDKYARVKRDLAQHVWRHVENYANAKTSIIQEIMERANATE, encoded by the coding sequence CTGTATGTACCGGCCTTAGAGGCAGCCGGTTTCACGCTGAGAATCAGAGAGCCAGAGTGGTTTGAGCACCGTATGTTTAAAGGGTCTGACATAAACATCAACCTACACGTGTTCAGTGCGGGTGCTTCAGAGATCGAAAGAATGCTGCGATTCCGCGATTGGTTACGGGCCAACAAAATTGACAGTGACAAATACGCGCGGGTCAAACGGGACTTGGCTCAGCATGTGTGGCGGCACGTGGAGAACTACGCAAACGCTAAAACTTCTATAATCCAGGAAATTATGGAGCGAGCTAACGCAACAGAGTAG
- a CDS encoding DUF3231 family protein, translated as MHAEISKEALTANEIYAIWSAFMKNSMEIRFLEYFLETTEDLYIRKIIQKMLNHRRKGIEYIANILVQENITVPLGLTDDDVCTEAPKIFSDNFILFFCYDLVLFSISVFSNALIDCVRNDVRKYFQTSLEHNIEMQYIILEVKISKGVHLSFPKVAIDNEIDLVDKMNFLKGIFGDSRPINVGEIANLSKIIDRAQFSKMVFVAFSKISKTHHISQHFNKGRDEIQRVLDVLTHILDEENIPMSSSSEYQISDIETSPFSDKLMLFFVNMCLGMFCFTMITQALTSCLRNDLILKISKISSDLKFYYLDSVKLSIKEGWLERPPQSINR; from the coding sequence ATGCATGCTGAAATAAGTAAAGAAGCCTTAACAGCCAATGAAATTTATGCTATTTGGTCCGCATTTATGAAAAATAGCATGGAAATTAGATTTCTTGAATATTTTTTGGAGACAACAGAAGATCTTTACATAAGAAAAATCATTCAAAAAATGTTGAATCATCGAAGGAAGGGTATTGAATACATTGCTAATATTCTAGTTCAGGAAAACATTACTGTTCCCTTAGGCCTTACAGATGATGATGTATGCACAGAAGCCCCCAAAATCTTTTCTGATAATTTTATATTGTTTTTCTGTTACGATTTAGTTTTATTCTCAATAAGCGTTTTTTCAAACGCGTTAATTGATTGTGTAAGAAATGATGTTAGAAAGTATTTTCAGACTAGCTTAGAACATAATATTGAGATGCAATATATAATTTTAGAAGTTAAGATATCGAAGGGCGTTCATTTAAGCTTTCCGAAAGTGGCCATAGATAACGAAATTGATTTAGTAGATAAAATGAACTTTTTAAAGGGAATTTTCGGTGATAGTAGGCCTATTAATGTTGGCGAGATTGCTAATTTGTCTAAAATAATAGATCGAGCACAGTTTTCAAAAATGGTTTTTGTTGCTTTTAGTAAAATATCTAAGACACACCACATCTCTCAACATTTTAATAAAGGTAGAGACGAGATTCAAAGAGTTCTAGATGTATTAACTCATATTCTTGACGAAGAAAATATTCCAATGTCATCATCGAGTGAATATCAGATATCCGATATAGAAACGTCTCCATTTTCCGATAAGTTAATGTTATTCTTTGTAAATATGTGTTTAGGTATGTTTTGTTTTACTATGATAACGCAAGCATTAACCTCATGCCTTAGAAATGATTTGATATTGAAGATTTCTAAAATTTCTAGTGACTTAAAGTTCTATTATTTGGATAGTGTGAAATTATCTATTAAAGAAGGGTGGCTTGAAAGACCTCCACAATCAATTAATAGATAA
- a CDS encoding DUF4825 domain-containing protein produces MKKLNRRIKKKSIWALVFVLALSGFASAIVGCSNIQESSDNQQKNSNRGLERTSDQLGGYAEKLYQYHGTYTGNNSNVGAIVHALNYTDLPIKSFELKTDSEPYGITVNYQVDSRANYRFREDIETAWNKNAAVMFSLIPNAGEISLRLNDQYGEFYGAYYNRENLSERYGMEYFTADTVKQATASPDSFANFLNKVSVIKNIEDSYSELQKQSMERDKQIYSVIGDDREITPNSSVNFPVIITNDFAVSPPIRELTDQKELFGQYKGKKIDFTIYNINNFKSNNTTFYLFAFDGTKMIAYIDLKTAASEQNAIRTFTALQK; encoded by the coding sequence GTGAAAAAATTAAATAGAAGAATTAAAAAGAAAAGTATTTGGGCACTGGTATTTGTTTTGGCGCTATCAGGTTTTGCCAGTGCAATAGTAGGTTGTAGCAATATTCAGGAAAGCTCCGACAATCAACAAAAAAACTCCAACCGGGGGCTTGAACGTACCTCGGACCAGCTGGGCGGCTATGCCGAAAAATTATATCAATATCATGGAACTTATACCGGTAATAACTCTAATGTAGGGGCAATAGTTCATGCACTTAATTATACGGATCTGCCTATAAAATCCTTTGAACTGAAAACGGACAGTGAGCCATATGGGATTACGGTCAACTATCAGGTTGACAGCCGGGCTAATTATCGGTTTAGGGAGGATATTGAGACCGCCTGGAATAAAAATGCAGCCGTGATGTTCAGCTTGATTCCCAACGCTGGCGAAATTTCATTAAGGCTAAATGATCAATACGGGGAATTTTACGGGGCTTATTACAACCGGGAAAATTTAAGCGAACGGTACGGTATGGAGTATTTTACAGCCGATACGGTGAAACAGGCTACGGCCAGCCCAGATTCTTTCGCGAATTTCCTGAACAAGGTTTCAGTTATCAAAAATATCGAGGATTCTTACAGCGAATTACAAAAACAAAGTATGGAGAGGGATAAGCAGATCTATTCTGTGATTGGAGATGACCGTGAAATCACTCCAAATAGCAGCGTTAACTTCCCGGTAATTATTACGAATGATTTTGCTGTGAGTCCTCCCATCAGAGAACTAACGGACCAAAAAGAACTTTTCGGTCAATACAAAGGCAAAAAAATCGATTTTACTATTTATAATATCAACAACTTTAAGTCAAACAACACGACATTTTATCTGTTTGCTTTTGATGGAACAAAAATGATCGCTTATATCGACTTAAAAACAGCAGCATCCGAGCAAAATGCCATTAGAACGTTCACTGCGTTACAGAAATAA
- a CDS encoding S1C family serine protease, with protein MESEKYSTENGNVIQSVSNQLNRTKKFSKKSIVIGITGLCFVSAVGGGMATIAFAPSYYHNLKTPTSMVATTTMSRSSIPSAIKLGTDQTGNYPTEQIAQQVGPAVVGIANYQSPQNSFGDSNPQEVDSGSGFIIDAHKGYIVTNNHVIDGAQKIMVNLSDGRNVQAKLIGADPHTDLAVLQISADKLTQVNLGDSTKIQVGEPVVAIGNPGGIQFARSETAGIISATNRQLDITGEDSFNLIQTDAAINPGNSGGPLVDYSGNVIGINSAKFAQSGFEGMGFAIPISDALPTIEQLIKTGAAQHPALMVSINDQYDNYAQYNNLPQGAYISSVSPGGPAAKAGLQTGDIITKINNQEVQNSADLVHDLYQYQVGDAVTVTYIRNGQTNQVQVTLGEISSNQ; from the coding sequence ATGGAAAGTGAAAAGTATTCAACTGAAAATGGCAATGTTATTCAATCAGTAAGCAATCAATTAAACAGGACTAAAAAATTCTCCAAAAAATCAATTGTAATAGGAATTACCGGACTTTGCTTTGTCAGTGCGGTAGGAGGCGGAATGGCGACAATTGCCTTTGCTCCTTCTTATTATCACAATCTGAAAACTCCAACCTCAATGGTAGCCACAACCACAATGTCTCGCTCGTCAATACCGTCAGCCATTAAATTAGGTACAGATCAAACCGGAAATTATCCCACAGAACAAATCGCTCAGCAAGTTGGTCCCGCAGTTGTGGGTATTGCGAACTATCAATCCCCGCAAAATTCTTTTGGAGATTCAAATCCTCAGGAAGTAGACAGCGGATCGGGCTTTATCATTGATGCTCATAAAGGGTATATAGTGACAAATAATCATGTAATTGACGGAGCCCAAAAAATAATGGTCAATTTAAGTGACGGACGAAACGTTCAAGCTAAGCTTATCGGAGCGGATCCCCACACAGATCTGGCTGTCTTGCAGATCTCTGCCGATAAACTAACGCAAGTCAATCTGGGAGATTCCACCAAAATCCAGGTGGGAGAACCAGTGGTAGCTATTGGAAATCCTGGAGGGATACAATTTGCTCGTTCAGAGACTGCCGGTATTATCTCTGCCACAAATCGTCAACTGGATATAACAGGAGAAGACAGTTTTAACCTAATTCAAACAGATGCGGCGATTAATCCGGGAAACAGTGGCGGGCCACTCGTAGATTATAGTGGTAATGTAATAGGAATTAATTCTGCAAAATTTGCTCAATCCGGATTCGAAGGAATGGGCTTTGCGATTCCTATTTCCGATGCCTTACCTACAATTGAACAGCTAATTAAAACTGGTGCAGCCCAACATCCGGCGCTGATGGTATCAATTAATGACCAATATGATAATTATGCTCAATATAATAACCTACCTCAAGGAGCCTACATCTCATCTGTTTCACCTGGCGGTCCGGCGGCTAAAGCTGGTTTGCAAACAGGGGACATTATTACCAAAATTAATAACCAAGAAGTACAAAATTCCGCTGATCTTGTTCACGATCTTTATCAGTATCAGGTTGGGGACGCTGTTACAGTGACATATATCCGCAATGGCCAGACAAATCAAGTTCAAGTAACCCTTGGTGAGATTAGCTCAAATCAATAA
- a CDS encoding IS1182 family transposase, which produces MFSIRQERLFSLEEILEMSPKESYPLLLDPLNITPLLRVVSKKAFLGAPTTLNYSAMIYSLFIRVIERIPTIKDLRKRLKNSLEFRFDCGFTMADAVPSESSYTRMIQKIKGSSALEKIQNELVSQAFQEGFIDGDVIAIDATHIEARDRKPEKKKDEEVPVKQTSKKRGRKPKSEREKWLKEQQELEENRPLFEKKIEAQLPLDFKTIEQQIPQDPHWGIKKNSEGKNVFWFGFKGHLLVDCKSQYILKSLLSSGNVNDGKMAIPLLKALHELHPQLKPSYSLLDAGYDYSPIYQQAKAMGSRALIDYNPRNEQLPEDKDKYFCPKCQEGHSYRYDSYDSRYDTLKYTQPKKCKECPLKENNQCQKVFKVKVSSDPRKYTVPARGSGRYFELYKQRTAVERVNAYLKEYFQLNNIRHRGNVAKIDFEFSILTYTLCKLAVDRLNKFKRIAAA; this is translated from the coding sequence ATGTTTAGTATTCGCCAAGAACGTCTATTTTCCTTGGAAGAAATCTTAGAAATGTCACCGAAAGAATCGTATCCGCTTCTATTGGATCCGCTGAATATTACTCCTTTGTTGAGAGTGGTTTCAAAAAAGGCATTTTTGGGAGCTCCAACCACGCTTAACTATTCAGCCATGATCTATTCTTTATTCATTCGAGTGATCGAACGAATTCCTACGATCAAAGATTTACGAAAACGATTAAAAAACAGCTTGGAATTCCGTTTCGACTGCGGCTTTACGATGGCTGATGCAGTTCCTAGCGAGTCCTCTTATACTCGAATGATTCAAAAAATCAAGGGTTCTTCTGCTTTGGAAAAAATTCAAAATGAACTAGTCTCTCAGGCGTTTCAAGAAGGCTTCATCGATGGGGATGTTATAGCCATCGATGCTACTCATATTGAAGCGAGAGACCGTAAACCTGAGAAAAAGAAAGACGAAGAGGTTCCAGTCAAGCAAACCTCCAAAAAACGCGGACGAAAACCCAAATCGGAACGGGAGAAATGGCTCAAAGAACAACAGGAACTGGAAGAGAATCGACCCCTCTTTGAGAAGAAAATTGAAGCTCAACTTCCTCTTGATTTCAAGACGATCGAACAGCAAATCCCGCAAGATCCTCACTGGGGAATTAAGAAAAACTCCGAGGGCAAAAACGTCTTTTGGTTCGGGTTCAAAGGTCATCTTCTCGTGGACTGTAAAAGCCAATACATTTTAAAGTCCTTACTTTCCTCGGGAAATGTCAATGATGGCAAAATGGCGATTCCTCTACTCAAGGCTCTTCATGAACTTCACCCCCAGCTGAAGCCTTCCTATTCGCTTTTGGATGCTGGTTACGATTACAGCCCAATTTACCAACAAGCAAAAGCCATGGGGTCAAGGGCCCTGATTGATTACAATCCACGCAATGAACAACTACCCGAAGACAAGGACAAATACTTTTGCCCTAAGTGTCAAGAAGGTCATTCCTACCGATATGATAGCTATGATTCCCGATACGACACGTTGAAATATACTCAACCCAAGAAGTGCAAAGAGTGTCCTCTGAAAGAAAACAACCAGTGTCAAAAGGTATTCAAGGTTAAGGTTTCCTCAGACCCCAGAAAATACACCGTTCCAGCCAGAGGAAGTGGGCGCTACTTTGAACTCTATAAACAGAGAACAGCCGTAGAACGTGTTAATGCTTATCTCAAAGAGTACTTTCAGTTAAACAACATTCGACATCGAGGAAACGTAGCCAAAATCGACTTCGAGTTTTCTATCCTGACCTATACCCTCTGCAAATTAGCCGTAGACCGAT